Proteins from a genomic interval of Trifolium pratense cultivar HEN17-A07 linkage group LG6, ARS_RC_1.1, whole genome shotgun sequence:
- the LOC123891405 gene encoding uncharacterized protein LOC123891405 — protein MADWGPIFVSVVLFILLTPGLLFQIPGRGRFVEFGNFQTSGLSILIHAMLYFALVCIFMLAIGIHIYAG, from the coding sequence ATGGCTGATTGGGGACCAATTTTTGTGTCAGTGGTGCTCTTCATTCTCTTAACTCCTGGCTTGTTATTTCAAATACCTGGTAGAGGAAGGTTTGTGGAATTTGGAAATTTTCAAACAAGTGGATTATCTATACTTATTCATGCTATGCTCTATTTTGCTCTTGTTTGTATCTTCATGTTAGCAATTGGAATCCACATCTATGCTGGTTAA
- the LOC123891403 gene encoding chaperone protein ClpB1-like, giving the protein MNPENFTHKTSETFAGARKLAICSGHAQLTPIHIASTLISDPNGIFFQAISNVGGEESAHSVERVLKQALKILPSQYPPPTDVHVPLSFPLNTLIIRAQVEALKSGSDTRLALDKLILGILDDSQISDLLKEAGLATSMVKLEVEKLRGTDGKKYGCGFDDRNFKALITYGRDLVEQAGKLDPVIGRDEEIRRVVRILSRRTKNNPVVIGEPGVGKTAIVEGLAQRIVRGDVPSNLADVSLIALDMGALVAGTKYRGQFEERLKAVLKEVEDADGKVIVFIDEIHLVLGAGQCSGSMDAANLFKPMLARGTLRCIGATTLDEYRKYVEKDAAFERRFQQVYVSEPSVPDTISILRGLKEKYEGHHGVRIQDRAIVVAAQLSSRYITGRRLPDKAIDLVDEACANVRVQLDSQPEEIDNLERKRMQLEVELHALEKEEDKASKAHLVDVRKELDDLRDKLQPLIMKYRKEKDRIDEIRKLKQKREELLFALQAAERRYDLARAADLRYVEIVEVENSIKELEDSTDGNKDMNLMLTETVGPDQIAEVVSRWTGIPVTRLGTNEKKRLVGIGDRLHNRVVGQDKAVKAVADAVLRSRAGLGRPQQPTGSFLFLGPTGVGKTELAKALAEQLFDDENLLVRIDMSEYMEQHSVSRLIGAPPGYIGHDEGGQLTEAVRRRPYSVILFDEVEKAHKSVFNTLLQVLDDGRLTDGHGRTVDFRNTVIIMTSNLGAEHLLSGLSGKCTMQVSHDRVMQEVKMHFRPELLNRLDEVVVFDPLSHEQLRKVARMQMKDVASRLAEKGIALTVKDAALDYILAQSYDPVYGARPIRRWLEKNVVTELSRMLITEEIDENTTVYIDAGPNHLAYTVDKNGGIVNGETGNGLKTDQCSSGKENDEMEE; this is encoded by the exons ATGAATCCAGAAAATTTTACTCACAAAACAAGCGAAACATTTGCTGGTGCGCGTAAGCTAGCAATATGTTCAGGACATGCTCAGCTGACTCCCATACACATTGCATCAACTCTAATTTCTGATCCTAATGGTATATTTTTCCAAGCGATTTCCAATGTTGGTGGTGAAGAATCTGCGCATTCCGTGGAAAGAGTTTTAAAACAAGCATTGAAGATATTGCCCAGTCAATATCCTCCACCAACTGATGTACATGTACCATTAAGCTTTCCCCTTAACACACTAATTATAAGAGCACAGGTGGAAGCACTGAAGTCGGGCAGTGACACTCGTTTAGCTCTTGATAAATTGATATTGGGAATTCTTGATGATTCTCAAATTTCAGACTTGTTGAAAGAAGCTGGTTTGGCTACTTCTATGGTTAAATTAGAGGTTGAAAAGCTTCGTGGTACAGATGGGAAAAAATATGGTTGTGGTTTTGATGACAGGAATTTTAAAGCATTGATAACTTATGGTAGAGATTTGGTTGAACAAGCAGGGAAACTTGATCCTGTTATTGGACGCGATGAAGAGATAAGAAGGGTTGTGAGGATTTTGTCGCGAAGGACTAAGAATAATCCTGTTGTTATAGGTGAGCCGGGAGTTGGTAAAACGGCCATTGTTGAAGGATTGGCTCAGAGAATAGTTAGAGGAGATGTTCCTAGCAATCTTGCTGATGTTAGCTTAATTGCTTTAGATATGGGAGCATTAGTTGCAGGTACTAAGTATAGGGGACAATTCGAAGAAAGGTTGAAGGCGGTTTTGAAAGAAGTGGAAGATGCTGATGGGAAGGTTATTGTTTTCATCGATGAAATTCATCTTGTTCTCGGTGCTGGTCAATGTTCAGGATCAATGGATGCTGCTAATCTTTTCAAACCTATGCTTGCTCGTGGAACCCTTAGATGCATCGGTGCTACGACACTTGATGAATATAGGAAATATGTTGAAAAGGATGCAGCATTTGAAAGAAGGTTTCAACAGGTTTATGTTTCTGAACCTAGTGTGCCCGATACGATTAGTATTCTTCGTGGACTAAAAGAGAAATACGAAGGTCATCATGGTGTTAGAATTCAAGACCGTGCAATTGTTGTTGCAGCTCAGTTGTCTAGTCGGTACATAACCG ggCGTCGTCTTCCTGATAAGGCGATTGATTTAGTTGATGAAGCTTGTGCAAATGTTCGAGTTCAGCTCGATAGTCAACCAGAGGAAATTGACAACCTTGAACGAAAGAGAATGCAACTCGAAGTGGAACTTCATGCTTTGGAGAAAGAGGAGGACAAAGCGAGCAAAGCCCATCTTGTAGAT GTGCGGAAAGAGCTTGATGACTTAAGAGACAAGCTTCAACCTCTGATCATGAAGTATAGAAAAGAGAAAGATAGGATTGATGAGATTCGAAAGCTGAAGCAGAAACGTGAAGAGCTTCTCTTTGCTTTACAGGCGGCTGAGAGGCGATATGATCTAGCAAGAGCTGCAGACCTACGTTACGTTGAAATTGTTGAAGTGGAAAATTCAATAAAAGAGCTTGAAGATAGCACTGACGGGAACAAAGACATGAACTTGATGTTGACAGAAACTGTTGGACCCGACCAAATAGCTGAGGTTGTTAGCCGATGGACTGGTATACCGGTAACTCGTCTAGgcacaaatgagaaaaaaaggTTGGTTGGAATTGGTGACAGATTGCACAATAGAGTTGTCGGACAAGACAAAGCAGTTAAGGCTGTTGCTGACGCTGTATTGAGATCGAGAGCTGGATTAGGAAGACCTCAACAACCAACTGGATCCTTTCTATTCCTCGGTCCAACTGGTGTCGGTAAAACAGAACTTGCTAAGGCTCTTGCTGAACAACTCTTTGATGATGAAAATCTGTTGGTTAGAATTGACATGTCTGAATACATGGAACAACACTCGGTATCACGACTGATTGGTGCACCACCAGG GTATATCGGACATGATGAAGGTGGACAATTAACCGAAGCTGTAAGGAGAAGGCCTTACAGTGTGATACTTTTCGATGAAGTGGAGAAAGCCCATAAATCTGTATTCAACACTCTACTTCAAGTCTTGGATGATGGGAGATTAACCGATGGACATGGAAGAACTGTGGATTTTAGGAACACGGTCATTATCATGACATCAAACCTTGGTGCCGAGCATCTCCTAAGTGGACTTTCAGGGAAATGTACCATGCAAGTTTCTCACGATCGAGTAATGCAAGAAGTAAAAATGCATTTCAGGCCAGAGTTGTTGAATCGGCTTGATGAAGTTGTTGTATTCGATCCTCTTTCTCATGAACAATTGAGGAAGGTTGCAAGGATGCAAATGAAGGATGTCGCTAGTCGTCTTGCTGAGAAAGGAATTGCATTAACAGTTAAAGATGCAGCACTAGATTATATACTTGCTCAAAGCTATGATCCT GTGTATGGTGCTAGACCAATTAGAAGGTGGCTTGAGAAGAATGTGGTGACAGAGCTGTCTAGGATGCTTATAACGGAAGAAATTGATGAGAATACAACAGTTTACATTGATGCTGGTCCTAATCATTTGGCATACACTGTGGATAAGAATGGAGGGATTGTTAATGGTGAAACTGGAAATGGACTAAAAACTGATCAGTGCTCAAGTGGTAAGGAAAATGATGAAATGGAAGAGTAA
- the LOC123891404 gene encoding uncharacterized protein LOC123891404, whose product MNDWAPPLIAAALFWLLSPGMIFQLPGKNSPLEFMNMKTTIASIFVHAVIYGLLLMLFFVVLNFHLYIT is encoded by the coding sequence ATGAATGATTGGGCTCCTCCTCTCATAGCTGCAGCTCTATTTTGGCTATTATCACCAGGAATGATTTTTCAGCTTCCAGGAAAGAATTCACCATTGGAGTTTATGAACATGAAGACAACTATTGCATCAATTTTTGTACATGCTGTTATTTATGGTTTGCTTCTCATGTTGTTCTTTGTTGTTCTTAATTTCCATCTTTATATCACTTGA
- the LOC123891406 gene encoding germin-like protein subfamily 1 member 17 has product MKVLYFLVSILALASVALAYDPSPLQDFCVAINDPKDGVFVNGKFCKDPALVKAEDFFKHIEQGNTSNALGSQVTPVAVDQLFGLNTLGISLARVDFAPKGLNPPHIHPRGTEILIVVEGTLYVGFVTSNQDKNRLFTKVLNKGDVFVFPIGLIHFQLNIGYGNAVAIAGLSSQNPGVITIANALFKSNPSISDEVLTKAFQVDKSVIDYLQKQSWYDNN; this is encoded by the exons ATGAAGGTTCTCTACTTCCTAGTTAGTATCTTGGCTTTGGCATCTGTAGCCCTTGCTTATGACCCCAGCCCTCTCCAAGACTTTTGTGTTGCAATCAATGACCCCAAAGATGGAG TATTTGTGAATGGAAAATTCTGTAAAGACCCTGCGCTGGTTAAAGCTGAAGATTTTTTCAAGCATATCGAACAAGGGAATACCTCAAATGCCCTGGGCTCTCAAGTAACTCCAGTTGCTGTAGACCAACTATTCGGGCTTAACACACTTGGAATATCTTTGGCTCGTGTTGATTTTGCGCCTAAGGGTTTAAACCCACCCCACATTCATCCTCGAGGCACAGAGATCCTTATAGTCGTAGAAGGAACTCTTTATGTTGGATTTGTGACGTCTAATCAAGACAAAAATCGTCTTTTCACCAAAGTTCTCAACAAGGGTGATGTATTTGTGTTTCCAATTGGTCTCATTCATTTTCAACTCAATATTGGATATGGCAACGCCGTTGCCATTGCTGGACTCAGCAGTCAAAATCCAGGAGTTATCACTATTGCAAATGCTTTGTTTAAATCTAATCCATCTATTTCTGATGAGGTTCTTACCAAAGCATTTCAAGTGGACAAGAGCGTAATTGACTATCTTCAAAAGCAGTCTTGGTATGACAACAACTAG
- the LOC123891407 gene encoding uncharacterized protein LOC123891407, which produces MGADWGPVIVAVALFILLSPGLLFQFPARVRVMEFGNMSTSGISILIHAIIYFCILTILVIAIGIHVHFN; this is translated from the coding sequence ATGGGAGCTGATTGGGGACCAGTGATTGTTGCTGTTGCTTTGTTCATTCTCTTATCACCAGGATTACTCTTCCAATTTCCAGCAAGGGTTAGAGTGATGGAATTTGGTAACATGAGTACTAGTggaatttctattttaattcatgctattatatatttttgtatacTTACTATACTAGTCATTGCAATTGGTATTCATGTACATTTTAATtaa
- the LOC123891408 gene encoding uncharacterized protein LOC123891408 — MGADWGPVIVAVALFILLSPGLLFQFPSRFRCVEFGNMSTSGISILVHAVIYFCILTILIVAVGIHIHFN, encoded by the coding sequence ATGGGAGCTGATTGGGGACCAGTAATTGTTGCTGTTGCTTTGTTCATTCTCTTATCACCAGGATTGCTATTTCAATTTCCATCAAGGTTTAGGTGTGTGGAATTTGGTAACATGAGCACTAGtggaatttctattttggttcaTGCTGTCATATATTTTTGTATACTTACTATCTTAATTGTTGCTGTTGGTATTCATATACACTTTAATTGA